One Sodalis praecaptivus DNA segment encodes these proteins:
- a CDS encoding NUDIX hydrolase, giving the protein MTTPQDPSSSAMMALTALAQKIQAIAQTGLTYTADGYDKERYEQLRDIAGALFAQFSSSEAQTFIGAFTQQEGYATPKVDTRALILRAGKILLVKEADDSAWSLPGGWADVGDRPSTAVCREVMEETGLQVEATRLLGLWDRNLHGHPPYPWHVYKLIFHCRETGGAMRLSQESLDIGFFDPNHLPPLSLTRIVPEEILTSLDIIKNAADTWFD; this is encoded by the coding sequence ATGACTACACCACAGGACCCATCCTCTTCTGCCATGATGGCCTTAACGGCCCTTGCCCAGAAAATCCAGGCGATTGCGCAGACCGGCCTGACCTATACCGCTGACGGTTACGATAAAGAACGTTATGAACAGCTACGCGATATCGCCGGCGCGCTGTTTGCGCAATTTTCCTCCAGCGAAGCGCAGACGTTTATCGGCGCGTTTACACAGCAGGAGGGGTATGCCACGCCGAAGGTCGATACCCGCGCGCTGATTCTGCGCGCCGGCAAAATCCTGCTGGTTAAGGAAGCGGACGATTCGGCCTGGAGCCTGCCCGGCGGCTGGGCCGACGTGGGCGACCGCCCGTCCACGGCGGTTTGCCGTGAGGTGATGGAGGAGACCGGGTTGCAGGTTGAGGCTACCCGCCTGCTCGGGCTATGGGACCGCAACCTGCATGGCCATCCCCCCTATCCCTGGCACGTTTATAAACTGATTTTTCATTGCCGCGAAACCGGCGGCGCTATGCGCTTGAGCCAGGAATCGCTTGATATCGGTTTCTTTGATCCTAACCACTTACCGCCGCTGTCGCTCACGCGCATCGTCCCAGAAGAGATTCTCACCAGCTTGGACATCATTAAAAACGCGGCGGACACCTGGTTTGATTGA
- a CDS encoding LysR family transcriptional regulator yields MAQLDNLDIFVQVVKSGSFVAAARATGLSPSAVSKAMTRLEQHLATRLMNRNTRSMALTTEGMRFYERCVGILNAVEEARNELLQANHAPSGTLRLSLAQESQAFPWMTAFAAKYPDIVLDLDFCDRLVDVIEEGYDVALRSGHVADSRLMARKITTFSSSVVASPAYLKRSGAPETPADLAGHACLHYRFPHSGKLELWQLKTFSPAQFAALPLTMVCNNMHARRDFARKGLGLAWLPDYYVQEDLRRGSLVGLLEDFSERCEPLWALWPAGPFMPLKSRVFIDFLCESLGDGAAVGCEGAAPMKGSSASPEGRREY; encoded by the coding sequence ATGGCGCAGTTGGATAATCTCGACATTTTTGTTCAGGTCGTCAAATCAGGCAGTTTTGTGGCGGCCGCCCGAGCCACCGGCCTCTCTCCCTCGGCGGTGAGCAAAGCCATGACTCGCCTGGAACAGCACCTTGCCACCCGGCTGATGAACCGCAACACCCGCAGCATGGCGCTGACGACGGAGGGTATGCGCTTTTATGAGCGCTGCGTCGGGATCCTCAACGCCGTCGAGGAGGCCAGAAACGAGCTGCTGCAGGCTAACCATGCCCCTTCCGGCACGCTACGGCTAAGTTTGGCCCAGGAAAGTCAGGCGTTTCCGTGGATGACGGCGTTCGCCGCCAAATACCCTGATATCGTGCTTGATCTCGATTTCTGCGACCGCCTGGTCGACGTGATCGAAGAAGGCTATGACGTCGCGTTACGCAGCGGCCACGTCGCCGATTCGCGCCTGATGGCGCGCAAAATCACCACCTTCAGCTCCAGCGTGGTGGCGTCACCGGCCTATCTCAAGCGCTCGGGAGCCCCCGAGACGCCAGCGGATTTGGCAGGCCATGCCTGTTTACATTACCGTTTTCCCCACAGCGGTAAGCTGGAACTGTGGCAACTGAAGACTTTTTCTCCCGCCCAGTTTGCCGCGCTACCGTTGACGATGGTGTGCAACAACATGCATGCGCGGCGGGATTTTGCCAGAAAAGGGCTGGGACTCGCCTGGCTTCCCGATTATTACGTACAAGAGGATCTCCGGCGCGGGTCGCTGGTTGGCCTGCTGGAGGATTTTTCCGAACGCTGCGAGCCCTTATGGGCGCTTTGGCCCGCGGGGCCGTTTATGCCGCTCAAAAGCCGCGTGTTTATCGATTTTCTGTGTGAATCGCTGGGGGACGGGGCGGCCGTCGGGTGCGAGGGTGCGGCGCCAATGAAGGGATCGTCAGCGTCTCCCGAAGGGCGGCGGGAATACTAA
- a CDS encoding ABC transporter permease yields MVRYFVRRLLSAAVLLLVVSFVAFMLITMAPGGPSILIDPSMSPEDAALMKRLMGLDQPFIVQYGHWLNGILRGDFGTSLSVRLPVAGIIAQQLPNTLLLAACSLVAAVLLSVPLGVMSARRRNSPFDHATAMFSFFGLSVPPFWFGLILVIVFAIKLPWLPAGGMVSEGGGGFLDVARHLVLPTLVLAVANMAELVRYTRSAMITVLKEDFIRTARAKGVNERVTIYKHALANALIPVVTVIGLLIPRLFGGAAITETVFGWPGMGQLAVRAAFERDYPVIMAVTLVTSAIVIIASFIVDVLYAWIDPRISLE; encoded by the coding sequence ATGGTGCGGTATTTTGTACGCCGATTGTTAAGCGCGGCGGTGCTTCTCCTGGTGGTGTCTTTTGTGGCTTTCATGCTGATCACGATGGCGCCCGGGGGGCCCTCGATTCTTATCGATCCCAGCATGTCGCCGGAAGACGCGGCATTGATGAAGAGGCTGATGGGGCTGGACCAGCCGTTTATTGTCCAGTATGGACACTGGCTGAACGGCATTTTGCGGGGGGATTTCGGCACCTCGCTCAGCGTCCGGCTACCCGTTGCGGGCATTATCGCCCAACAATTGCCCAATACCCTGTTGCTGGCGGCCTGTTCGCTGGTGGCCGCCGTGCTGCTGTCGGTTCCTCTTGGCGTGATGTCGGCCAGACGGCGCAACAGTCCGTTTGATCATGCCACGGCGATGTTCAGTTTCTTCGGTTTATCGGTACCCCCGTTCTGGTTTGGGCTGATTTTGGTGATTGTTTTTGCCATCAAACTGCCGTGGCTGCCGGCGGGGGGCATGGTAAGCGAAGGCGGGGGCGGATTTTTGGACGTGGCCCGTCATCTGGTGCTGCCCACGCTGGTGCTGGCCGTGGCCAATATGGCGGAGCTGGTGCGCTATACCCGTTCGGCCATGATCACGGTATTAAAAGAAGATTTCATCCGCACCGCCCGTGCCAAAGGCGTAAACGAACGCGTCACGATTTACAAACACGCGTTGGCCAACGCTTTGATACCGGTCGTCACGGTGATTGGGTTATTGATTCCTCGGCTGTTTGGCGGCGCGGCAATCACCGAAACCGTTTTCGGCTGGCCTGGCATGGGGCAGCTTGCCGTGCGCGCCGCTTTTGAGCGGGATTATCCGGTCATTATGGCGGTGACGCTGGTGACCTCCGCCATTGTCATCATCGCCAGTTTTATCGTGGATGTGTTGTATGCGTGGATCGATCCGCGCATCTCATTAGAGTGA
- a CDS encoding ABC transporter permease, with translation MTLQQIQPLADAAAPASRSPGRRALRRFGRNKGAVMALLLLVILSLGAALAPVIAPFPPNQMSLRDRMQPPGLTHLLGTDENGRDVFSRLIYGAQISLSVGVSAVIFSVAIGTLIGGIAGFAGGRVDSVLMRLTDGMLSVPIFFFMLTVLALFGSTLANIVIVIGVTSWMSIARIVRGEVLRNRELVYVEAARALGATPLRLFFKHILPQSWPAIIVSATLGIGWAILIESSLSFLGLGVQPPDPSWGNMLSNARGYMWNAPLLAFIPGMVIFVTVLLFNWLGDGLRDALDTAL, from the coding sequence ATGACGCTGCAACAGATACAGCCGTTAGCCGACGCCGCAGCGCCGGCGAGCCGTTCACCAGGCCGGCGGGCATTGCGCCGTTTTGGGCGCAATAAAGGCGCGGTAATGGCCTTGCTTCTGCTTGTCATACTCAGCCTGGGCGCTGCGCTGGCGCCGGTTATCGCGCCTTTTCCGCCAAACCAGATGTCGCTGCGCGACCGCATGCAGCCGCCGGGGTTAACCCATTTGCTGGGGACAGATGAGAACGGGCGCGATGTTTTTTCCCGCTTGATCTACGGCGCGCAAATTTCTCTGTCGGTTGGGGTGTCGGCAGTCATCTTCTCGGTGGCCATCGGCACGTTGATAGGCGGTATCGCGGGCTTCGCCGGTGGCCGGGTCGATAGCGTTTTGATGCGGCTCACCGACGGCATGCTATCCGTGCCCATCTTCTTTTTTATGCTGACCGTGCTGGCGCTGTTTGGCTCGACGCTCGCCAATATTGTGATCGTCATCGGCGTCACCAGTTGGATGAGCATCGCCCGCATCGTGCGGGGCGAGGTGCTGCGCAATCGGGAGCTGGTGTATGTCGAAGCCGCACGGGCGCTGGGTGCGACCCCGCTCAGGCTGTTTTTCAAACATATCCTGCCGCAGTCTTGGCCGGCCATCATTGTCTCCGCCACGCTCGGCATCGGCTGGGCGATCCTCATCGAGTCTTCCTTATCTTTTCTCGGCCTTGGCGTGCAGCCGCCGGACCCGAGCTGGGGAAATATGCTGTCCAATGCGCGCGGTTACATGTGGAACGCGCCCCTGCTGGCCTTTATTCCCGGCATGGTTATTTTCGTCACGGTGCTGCTGTTCAACTGGCTGGGCGACGGTCTGCGCGACGCCTTGGATACCGCCTTATAA
- a CDS encoding citrate/2-methylcitrate synthase, translating to MDDSDNHGMIDAGEATRRLRVSFATLYSYVSRGLIHSEAQPGNTRTRLYSTADIERLIWQKTLARKPSAAAATALSWGLPVLETRISQIQNGMLTYRGRNILELADTSTLEDVAMLLWNAPVNPFAAARFSRAAIPGWSEAAERLRDDPVIDRAITLMSFVRRVLKDADDSSALAAQLVQAMAAAVVTGTPDVERPLHEALAACWHAPAAADIIRRVLVCCAEHELNTSSFSVRVAASTDVDLATCLLTGLTAYCGYEHSGVVLEARELLRQVMAQQDPTPLIASLTRTGVPVAGFFHRLYPDGDPRAREILSHLSVPAPVARTIEAIGQITGLKPNIELALVIVEQVYRLPVGAAEAMFITGRSVGWISHAMEQKMSGIRIRPRASAGR from the coding sequence ATGGACGACAGCGATAACCATGGAATGATCGACGCCGGTGAAGCCACCCGCCGATTAAGAGTGAGTTTTGCGACGTTATATTCCTACGTAAGCCGTGGCCTTATCCATTCAGAGGCCCAGCCCGGCAATACCCGCACCAGACTGTACTCCACGGCGGATATTGAACGGCTTATTTGGCAGAAAACCTTGGCGCGCAAGCCCTCCGCCGCCGCCGCTACCGCCCTGAGCTGGGGATTGCCGGTACTGGAAACCCGCATCAGCCAGATTCAAAATGGCATGCTGACCTACCGCGGACGAAACATTCTTGAACTGGCCGATACAAGTACGCTGGAAGACGTGGCGATGCTGCTATGGAACGCGCCGGTAAACCCGTTTGCCGCCGCCCGTTTTTCCCGTGCGGCTATTCCCGGCTGGTCTGAGGCGGCAGAGCGGCTTAGGGATGATCCGGTCATCGATCGGGCCATTACGCTCATGTCGTTTGTGCGCCGCGTTCTGAAAGACGCCGACGATAGCTCTGCGTTGGCGGCGCAGCTGGTGCAGGCGATGGCTGCCGCCGTCGTTACCGGGACCCCCGATGTCGAACGCCCTTTGCATGAGGCGCTCGCCGCCTGCTGGCACGCGCCCGCCGCCGCGGATATCATTCGACGCGTGCTGGTGTGCTGCGCGGAGCATGAATTGAATACGTCCTCATTTTCGGTACGCGTCGCGGCGTCCACCGATGTCGATCTGGCAACCTGCCTGCTTACCGGCCTGACGGCCTATTGCGGTTATGAACATTCTGGCGTGGTGCTGGAGGCCAGAGAACTGTTGCGCCAGGTTATGGCGCAACAGGATCCCACCCCGCTCATCGCTTCCCTGACCCGGACCGGCGTGCCGGTAGCGGGGTTTTTCCACCGCCTTTACCCGGATGGCGATCCGCGCGCCCGGGAGATTCTTTCTCATCTCAGCGTTCCGGCTCCCGTCGCCCGGACAATCGAGGCCATCGGCCAAATCACGGGCTTAAAACCCAACATCGAACTGGCGCTGGTCATCGTCGAGCAGGTGTATCGCCTGCCGGTGGGGGCGGCCGAGGCGATGTTCATTACCGGCCGGTCCGTCGGTTGGATATCCCATGCCATGGAGCAAAAAATGAGCGGTATCCGAATCCGTCCACGCGCCAGCGCGGGGCGTTAG
- a CDS encoding MmgE/PrpD family protein — protein sequence MNILQYLAGWSRKSKNVSPAARQGAAEAIRDTLACMIAGAGDPVVAMVRQAYRTSLSAGVSTAIGGGTGSPGVAALINATAAHALDYDDTFRPLMGHASAVLVPALLATAQAADADGRRLLESYLVGLQAQAVIGAAVNPGHYAAGWHATSTVGAIGAAAGTAWLLGLNEEGILQAMCLAVSMAAGVKGQFGTAAKPLHAGLAARNAVEAAALAAAGMGGNPDIMDHPFGFAALYGAAGRPWAAATTAGDERHVIETLGLTPKRHPCCASTHNAIDMLLDLKAAHGFAAEDVVLLDCLVGSINQNNLPYAEPIDAMQARFSMPYCLAVALTNNRLRLADFDRERIFDPALRRLLPLTKMHAASPAEEDSSGYVTHRLSVHLRDGRTLHAARAMAKGGLADPFSAGDRREKFFDCCNGRLDQQRADELYAQLQRLDSQSHLNFIAAALGRLGN from the coding sequence ATGAATATTCTGCAATATCTCGCCGGCTGGAGCCGGAAGAGCAAAAACGTGAGCCCGGCGGCCAGGCAGGGGGCGGCCGAGGCGATCCGCGATACGCTGGCCTGCATGATAGCCGGCGCCGGGGATCCCGTTGTGGCAATGGTCAGACAGGCCTATCGCACGAGCCTTAGCGCCGGCGTCAGTACCGCGATCGGCGGAGGAACCGGTTCACCCGGCGTGGCGGCGCTGATAAACGCGACGGCGGCGCACGCCCTTGATTACGATGACACGTTTCGTCCTTTGATGGGCCATGCTTCCGCGGTTCTGGTTCCCGCCTTGCTGGCCACGGCGCAGGCCGCGGACGCCGACGGCAGGCGGCTGCTGGAAAGCTATCTGGTCGGGCTACAGGCGCAGGCCGTCATCGGCGCGGCGGTGAATCCAGGCCACTATGCCGCCGGCTGGCACGCGACGTCGACGGTGGGCGCCATCGGCGCCGCGGCCGGCACCGCCTGGTTGCTGGGGCTGAATGAAGAGGGCATTTTGCAGGCCATGTGTCTCGCCGTCAGTATGGCCGCCGGCGTCAAGGGGCAATTTGGCACCGCGGCCAAACCTCTGCATGCCGGCCTTGCGGCGCGCAATGCGGTTGAGGCCGCCGCGCTCGCCGCCGCCGGCATGGGCGGCAATCCCGACATCATGGATCATCCGTTTGGTTTTGCCGCCCTGTACGGTGCCGCCGGCCGGCCCTGGGCCGCGGCGACAACCGCGGGCGATGAGCGGCATGTCATCGAAACCCTGGGACTGACGCCGAAGCGGCATCCCTGCTGCGCTTCCACCCATAATGCGATTGATATGCTGCTGGATCTCAAAGCCGCCCACGGCTTTGCGGCGGAAGACGTTGTGTTGCTGGACTGTCTGGTGGGCTCAATTAATCAGAACAACCTGCCCTACGCCGAGCCGATCGACGCAATGCAGGCGCGCTTTTCGATGCCCTACTGCCTCGCCGTCGCCCTGACCAATAACCGGCTGCGCCTGGCGGATTTTGATCGCGAGAGGATTTTTGATCCGGCCCTCCGCCGTCTCCTGCCGTTAACCAAGATGCATGCGGCGAGCCCCGCCGAAGAGGATAGCTCTGGCTATGTGACGCACCGGCTCAGCGTACATCTGCGGGACGGCAGGACGCTCCATGCCGCGCGGGCAATGGCCAAAGGCGGTCTTGCCGATCCGTTTAGCGCCGGCGACCGCCGGGAGAAATTTTTTGATTGTTGCAACGGACGCCTGGATCAGCAGAGGGCCGATGAGCTGTATGCGCAGCTACAACGCCTTGATAGCCAGAGCCATCTGAACTTTATCGCGGCTGCCCTCGGGCGGCTCGGCAATTAA
- a CDS encoding ABC transporter substrate-binding protein — protein MSTTTPHDVLCLSRRSLLATLARTVALAALPVGVTHLAFAQDAAAPAAAGGVFTLPVISNPALWPLIGGVQNVMVNRVLFNNLTTYGDPGQKVVGDLAESWTVAEDGLSWTFNLRKNVKWHDGTAFTADDVIFTINKVWLNPEISFPQRSNFTMLVRAEKLDDYSVKLITTDPSPVLPVLLGYLAPILPVHSLGDWTPEQFTQPAAFAKRPIGTGPFRFAEFVPGSYVRLARFDDFFGGKPQLDAVTFKVMPDLEQQFAQLQSGQLDWMLIEPYQMDALKGNPKLRVNEVLSNTYFFVSLNNQVFPFNDKQVRQALAYATDRRSIIDSSLYGMAEPAASPITPVLAKYHNGSVKRYDFDLARAAQILDDAGWKVGARGIRSKDGKPLKFVLEVDAGNMTRQQIALILQDTWKKLGVDVTLKAGDFGALVQRLRAKPSDVQAAITWYITAPDPDIITYYGTDRSLNIAKYSNPQTDALLEKGRLTVDEGERIHIYQRVQEIIADDAPVIFLYYAHDIECLSSAIHGWSPTLGYRYSLGELADVRRDR, from the coding sequence ATGTCCACGACTACACCGCATGATGTTCTGTGCTTATCCCGCCGGTCATTGCTGGCAACGCTTGCGCGTACGGTTGCGCTCGCGGCGCTGCCCGTCGGCGTTACCCACCTGGCCTTTGCTCAGGACGCCGCGGCACCCGCCGCTGCGGGCGGCGTCTTCACGCTGCCGGTCATCAGTAACCCGGCGCTTTGGCCGTTGATTGGCGGCGTGCAGAACGTCATGGTGAACCGCGTACTGTTCAACAACTTGACCACTTACGGCGATCCGGGGCAAAAAGTGGTGGGGGATCTCGCCGAAAGCTGGACGGTGGCCGAAGATGGACTGAGCTGGACGTTTAATCTGCGTAAAAATGTGAAGTGGCATGACGGTACGGCCTTCACGGCGGACGATGTCATTTTTACCATTAATAAGGTCTGGCTGAATCCTGAAATCAGTTTCCCGCAGCGCTCTAATTTCACCATGTTGGTCCGGGCGGAAAAATTGGATGACTATAGCGTCAAATTGATCACCACCGATCCCAGCCCCGTCCTGCCGGTCCTGCTGGGTTACCTGGCGCCGATACTGCCCGTACACAGCCTGGGCGATTGGACGCCCGAGCAATTCACGCAGCCCGCGGCGTTTGCCAAACGCCCCATCGGCACCGGGCCGTTTCGATTCGCCGAATTTGTTCCCGGCTCCTATGTCCGCCTGGCGCGGTTTGATGACTTCTTTGGCGGCAAGCCGCAGTTGGACGCGGTGACATTTAAGGTCATGCCCGATCTGGAGCAGCAATTCGCCCAGCTGCAAAGCGGGCAGCTCGATTGGATGTTGATCGAGCCTTACCAGATGGATGCCCTCAAAGGCAATCCCAAGCTGCGGGTCAATGAAGTGCTGTCGAATACCTACTTCTTTGTGAGCCTGAATAACCAGGTTTTCCCGTTCAATGATAAGCAGGTGCGGCAGGCGTTGGCCTATGCCACCGATCGCCGATCGATTATCGACAGCAGCCTGTACGGTATGGCGGAGCCGGCGGCCTCCCCCATTACACCGGTGCTCGCCAAGTACCATAACGGCAGCGTTAAACGTTATGACTTCGATTTAGCGCGGGCCGCGCAGATTTTGGATGATGCCGGTTGGAAAGTCGGCGCCCGCGGCATCAGAAGCAAAGACGGTAAGCCGCTTAAATTTGTGCTGGAGGTGGACGCGGGCAACATGACCCGCCAGCAGATCGCGCTGATCCTGCAGGATACCTGGAAGAAACTGGGTGTCGACGTCACTCTGAAAGCCGGTGATTTCGGCGCGCTGGTTCAGCGGTTACGGGCGAAACCTTCCGATGTTCAGGCGGCGATTACCTGGTATATCACCGCGCCCGATCCGGACATCATCACCTACTACGGTACCGACAGGTCGTTGAATATCGCTAAGTATTCCAATCCACAAACCGACGCGCTGCTGGAAAAAGGTCGCCTGACGGTGGACGAGGGCGAGCGTATCCACATTTATCAGCGGGTACAGGAAATTATCGCCGACGATGCGCCGGTGATTTTCCTCTATTACGCCCACGACATTGAATGTCTCTCCTCCGCCATTCACGGCTGGTCGCCCACGCTGGGCTACCGCTACAGCCTGGGTGAACTCGCCGACGTTCGGCGGGACCGATAA
- a CDS encoding MFS transporter, with product MLKALLILMLGAFVSQTTEYLPIGLLPLIAKDLQVTPGQVGFLVTGYAWIITITVLPMTLLTRRVDRRVLFLWLLAIITLCNGLALVTHHYWLLMILRIVAALGHGVFWSSIASYAIKIAPAMPASRVTAIVFAGISLAIVGGVPLSSAIGQAFGWQPGFALFGLLGLLIFAAACFWLPSRQEGEPGSRRGVSSRPMTLYGAVGVTLLMITAHFTCYTYITALLQSPLKVNETAIPFHLLLFGLAGALGTLLAGTLSLRPSAMTALAGTGVAVSLFLMLTAPPWTGYAWLVMAVWGSAIALLIIGLQSWVIALAPDNAEFASALYVMAFNIGIGGGAMAGGLMLERLGSASLLYAGIGIALAGLMVWAWTARARRAVYARG from the coding sequence ATGTTGAAGGCGCTGTTGATATTAATGTTGGGGGCATTTGTTTCCCAGACGACGGAATATCTGCCGATTGGCCTCCTCCCCCTGATAGCTAAGGATCTACAGGTGACACCGGGACAGGTCGGTTTTCTGGTGACCGGCTATGCCTGGATTATTACGATTACGGTTCTGCCGATGACGTTGTTGACACGCAGAGTCGACAGACGCGTGCTGTTTTTGTGGCTGTTGGCCATTATCACGCTGTGCAATGGCCTCGCTCTGGTGACCCACCACTATTGGCTGCTCATGATTTTACGTATCGTTGCGGCGCTGGGACACGGCGTGTTCTGGTCAAGTATCGCCTCTTACGCTATCAAAATCGCGCCGGCGATGCCCGCAAGCCGCGTGACGGCAATCGTGTTTGCCGGCATCTCCCTTGCCATCGTCGGCGGCGTGCCGCTTTCCTCGGCAATCGGTCAGGCGTTCGGCTGGCAGCCGGGGTTCGCGCTGTTTGGGCTGCTGGGACTGCTTATTTTTGCCGCCGCCTGTTTCTGGCTGCCGTCGCGGCAAGAGGGTGAGCCAGGGAGCCGACGCGGCGTATCGTCACGCCCCATGACGCTGTACGGCGCGGTAGGCGTTACGCTGCTGATGATTACCGCCCATTTCACCTGTTACACCTATATCACCGCGCTGCTGCAATCGCCGCTCAAGGTCAATGAGACGGCAATTCCGTTCCATTTATTACTCTTCGGTCTGGCGGGCGCCCTCGGCACACTCCTTGCCGGTACCCTTTCCCTGCGCCCATCGGCGATGACCGCGCTGGCCGGGACCGGCGTGGCCGTCAGCTTATTTCTCATGTTGACGGCCCCGCCGTGGACGGGATATGCCTGGCTTGTGATGGCCGTCTGGGGAAGCGCGATTGCCCTGTTGATTATCGGTCTGCAAAGCTGGGTGATTGCGCTTGCGCCCGACAATGCCGAATTTGCCTCCGCGCTGTACGTCATGGCATTCAATATCGGTATCGGCGGCGGGGCGATGGCCGGAGGGTTGATGCTCGAACGTCTGGGTAGCGCCAGTCTGCTGTACGCGGGCATCGGCATCGCCCTGGCCGGTCTGATGGTATGGGCGTGGACGGCGCGCGCCAGGCGCGCCGTTTACGCCCGCGGCTAA
- a CDS encoding DUF2975 domain-containing protein, translated as MNNDEKHQSIIYYGCIMSKVSLLITLLMIIINILSWYIPDIMLNTYGLGLFVTQRVITNPEIILTNIGQMTLGMIATTLPLLSLAFGLCALHQLFTLYRLGHHFSLRAARQLNLAAVGFFLWAIADIVCEPAVTFLITLPKAKRIISHSFSVGHSVALLLSFALTVIAQILRHACRHNNERRNVD; from the coding sequence ATGAATAATGATGAAAAACATCAATCCATCATCTATTACGGCTGTATTATGTCAAAAGTTTCCCTGCTGATAACGCTACTAATGATTATCATTAACATCTTAAGCTGGTATATACCGGATATTATGCTTAATACCTATGGGCTGGGTCTATTTGTGACGCAGAGAGTTATTACTAACCCGGAAATAATACTGACCAATATCGGACAAATGACGCTAGGCATGATAGCCACTACCCTGCCATTACTGTCGCTCGCCTTTGGTCTGTGCGCCCTTCATCAATTATTTACTCTTTACCGCCTAGGGCATCATTTTTCCCTGCGCGCCGCGCGACAACTTAATCTCGCCGCCGTCGGCTTTTTCCTTTGGGCGATAGCGGACATAGTGTGCGAACCCGCGGTGACTTTTCTTATCACGTTGCCTAAAGCCAAGCGCATCATCTCACACAGTTTTTCTGTCGGGCATAGCGTGGCGCTGCTGCTCTCGTTCGCGCTAACGGTTATCGCCCAGATTCTGCGGCACGCCTGCCGCCATAATAACGAACGGCGTAACGTCGATTAA
- a CDS encoding M20/M25/M40 family metallo-hydrolase, with translation MEPDLTAIMRLVERNAERLLEEAVAIATIPAPSFNEAKRGAHIARRFSEVGLADVASDEIGNVTGRRAGRGPRVMVVSHMDTVFPLETPLQPRVEGDRLYCPGIRDNSAAVANLISLARLLQESNLSLPCDLILASSVCEEGLGDLRGIRRLMATWGDKVDAVVAYDGDLGTVVYGGAGSKRYKITYRAEGGHSFSAFGNPSAVHGLAAACARFCQIPVPRDPKTTLNVGKFNGGVSVNVIAQEAVAVIDMRSVSQLELEKVASAARDIFQTTAQEFGCQHDIEQVGDRPGGGIDAAHPLIRTACDVLTAMGITPNKTYSSTDANIPFSLDIPALSIGSSLGKGVHSVGESLHIPSMVPGLQQLIQFLSRLDSTVVPSRSRT, from the coding sequence ATGGAACCTGATCTCACCGCGATAATGCGGCTTGTTGAACGCAATGCCGAACGACTGCTGGAGGAAGCGGTCGCCATTGCGACCATTCCGGCCCCTTCCTTTAACGAAGCCAAACGCGGTGCGCATATCGCGCGGCGCTTTTCCGAGGTGGGGTTGGCCGATGTGGCCAGCGACGAGATCGGCAATGTAACGGGACGCCGCGCCGGTCGTGGGCCGCGCGTTATGGTCGTTTCCCATATGGATACCGTCTTTCCTCTCGAAACCCCCCTGCAACCGCGTGTCGAGGGCGATCGCCTCTATTGTCCCGGTATTCGGGATAACTCCGCCGCGGTGGCGAATCTGATAAGCCTTGCCCGCCTGTTGCAGGAGAGCAACCTGTCCCTGCCCTGCGATCTGATCCTGGCGAGCAGCGTGTGTGAAGAGGGCTTGGGCGATCTGCGCGGCATCCGCCGGTTGATGGCCACCTGGGGTGATAAGGTTGACGCCGTGGTGGCCTATGACGGCGATTTGGGCACGGTGGTTTATGGCGGCGCCGGCAGTAAAAGATACAAGATCACTTACCGGGCCGAAGGCGGCCATAGTTTCTCCGCTTTTGGCAACCCGAGCGCGGTGCATGGCCTGGCCGCCGCCTGTGCCCGTTTTTGCCAAATCCCGGTACCGCGCGATCCCAAAACCACGCTGAATGTCGGTAAGTTCAACGGCGGTGTGTCGGTCAATGTCATTGCGCAAGAGGCGGTGGCGGTGATCGATATGCGTTCCGTCTCCCAGCTAGAACTGGAAAAGGTCGCCAGCGCGGCACGCGATATTTTCCAGACGACGGCGCAGGAATTCGGCTGTCAACACGACATTGAGCAAGTGGGCGACCGGCCCGGAGGGGGAATCGATGCAGCGCACCCGCTGATTCGCACCGCCTGTGATGTCTTGACGGCGATGGGCATCACCCCCAACAAAACCTACTCCAGCACCGACGCGAATATCCCCTTTTCCCTCGATATCCCCGCCCTATCCATCGGCTCCAGCCTGGGAAAAGGCGTTCACTCGGTGGGTGAAAGTCTGCACATACCATCTATGGTTCCCGGCCTGCAACAGCTTATCCAATTTTTGTCCCGGCTCGATAGCACCGTCGTTCCGTCCCGTAGCCGGACCTGA